In Gadus morhua chromosome 2, gadMor3.0, whole genome shotgun sequence, a single window of DNA contains:
- the foxred2 gene encoding FAD-dependent oxidoreductase domain-containing protein 2 — MDRFPAALLLFLVLLLSAVIGLVRAVIDQPDRYDYCVLGAGPAGMQAGHFLAKANRNYVILERNSGPGSFFNIYPRHRKLISINKIYTGRRNREFNLRHDWNSLLSDRPDLLFQRISRDLYPPADAYPRYLSLFAEELGLEVRYGVDVGRVRAVQTPSGRRYLLTDRKGTEYSCRVLLVSTGLWDPQKVEFPGWDLTESYESVSVDPEDFVDQAVLILGKGNSAFETAQSILGRASRVHLYSPSPVRLAWQTHYVGDLRAVNNELLDTYQLKSLDGLVEGGLEDIAIVRRHDDQGPHPSTPPPRRRGRRAGGAGPRETEGEERGEGRKGGGGRLYLTLADLLDNQDVRNGSRVAAANLPAYHYDNFSLRQPYDRVITCLGFTFNFSIFDGSARPPNSEVARGRLPAVSPWYEGRGTPGLFVLGTAAHSRDYRSSAGGFIHGFRYTVRAVHRVLEQRYHGNRWPSTPLSVTQLHSWILRRVNEASGPYQMFGVLGDVVLLQGSQCEYLEEFPVQALPRLPSLAGHRVPQGGLLVLVMQYGLNRSDSLGPGRSESEWTQAWRSNFLHPVLYYYDRLPTERDMRRRPAGWPLPRPKAVHHMIEDFLTEWDGPVSHGQPLRRFLEHCLQTDLRAFYAETCFLLSLTHRRPPPFCQRGYLERQGVAGEARAWRPPRDEAPPSGHDSDSSEASPSLPSYLSPAGTSVSLGSKLEL, encoded by the exons ATGGATCGCTTCCcggccgccctcctcctcttcctcgtcctcctcttgtCTGCGGTAATCGGCCTGGTCCGGGCTGTGATCGATCAGCCTGATCGATATGACTACTGCGTGCTGGGGGCGGGCCCCGCCGGGATGCAGGCGGGACATTTCCTCGCCAAAGCCAACAGGAACTACGTCATCCTAGAGCGGAACTCGGGCCCTGGGAGTTTCTTCAACAT CTACCCAAGACACCGGAAGCTGATCAGCATCAACAAGATCTACACCGGGAGGCGGAACCGGGAGTTCAACCTGCGCCACGACTGGAACTCCCTGCTGAGTGACAGGCCTGACCTGCTGTTCCAGCGAATCAGCCGCGACCTGTACCCGCCGGCCGACGCCTACCCGCGCTACCTGTCCCTGTTCGCCGAGGAGCTGGGGCTGGAGGTGCGCTACGGCGTGGACGTGGGGAGGGTCCGGGCCGTCCAGACCCCCTCGGGCCGGAGGTACCTGCTGACGGACCGGAAGGGGACGGAGTACAGCTGCAG GGTGCTCCTGGTCTCCACGGGGCTGTGGGACCCCCAGAAGGTGGAGTTCCCGGGCTGGGACCTGACGGAGAGCTACGAGTCGGTGTCGGTGGACCCCGAGGACTTCGTGGACCAGGCGGTGCTGATCCTGGGGAAGGGGAACTCGGCCTTCGAGACGGCCCAGAGCATCCTGGGCCGGGCCAGCCGGGTGCACCTGTACAGCCCCAGCCCGGTGCGCCTGGCCTGGCAGACGCACTACGTAGGAGACCTCCG GGCGGTGAACAACGAGCTCCTGGACACCTACCAGCTCAAGTCCCTGGACGGGCTGGTGGAGGGCGGCCTGGAGGACATCGCCATCGTCCGTCGCCACGACGACCAGGGCCCGCACCCctccacgccgccgccgcgcagGAGGGGACGCCGcgcagggggggcggggccccgggagacggagggggaggagaggggggaggggaggaaggggggaggagggcggctGTACCTGACGCTGGCCGATCTCCTTGACAACCAGGACGTTAGGAACGGGTCGCGCGTCGCCGCCGCCAACCTGCCGGCGTATCACTATGACAACTTCTCCCTGCGGCAGCCGTACGACCGCGTCATCACCTGCCTTGGCTTCACCTTCAACTTCTCCATCTTCGACGG ctcggCCCGACCCCCCAACAGTGAGGTCGCCCGGGGCCGCCTGCCGGCCGTGAGCCCCTGGTACGAGGGCCGGGGCACCCCGGGGCTGTTCGTCCTGGGGACCGCCGCCCACTCCCGGGACTACCGCTCCTCCGCCGGGGGCTTCATCCACGGCTTCAGATACACAG tgcGAGCCGTCCATCGTGTGCTGGAGCAGCgctaccatggcaaccggtgGCCGTCGACGCCCCTGTCCGTCACCCAGCTGCACTCCTGGATCCTGAGGCGGGTCAACGAGGCGTCGGGGCCCTACCAGATGTTCGGGGTCCTGGGCGACGTGGTCCTGCTCCAGGG CTCCCAGTGTGAGTACCTGGAGGAGTTCCCGGTCCAGGCGCTGCCCCGGCTGCCCTCCCTGGCGGGGCACCGCGTCCCCCAGGGCGGGCTCCTGGTGCTGGTGATGCAGTACGGGCTGAACCGCTCCGACTCCCTGGGCCCCGGCCGCTCCGAGTCCGAGTGGACCCAGGCCTGGAGGTCCAACTTCCTGCACCCCGTGCTGTACTACTACGACCGCCTGCCCACCG AGCGCGACATGCGGCGCCGGCCCGCCGGTTGGCCGTTGCCGCGGCCCAAGGCGGTGCATCACATGATCGAGGACTTCCTGACGGAGTGGGATGGCCCCGTGTCACATGGTCAGCCGCTGCGACGCTTCCTGGAGCACTGCCTCCAGACGGACCTCAGGGCCTTCTACGCAG agACCTGTTTCCTCCTGTCCCTGACCCATCGGAGGCCCCCGCCGTTCTGCCAGCGGGGGTACCTGGAGCGGCAGGGCGTGGCCGGAGAGGCCCGGGCGTGGCGGCCCCCCAGGGACGAGGCCCCGCCCTCGGGGCACGACTCCGACTCGTCTGAGGCCAGCCCCTCGCTCCCGAGCTACCTGAGCCCCGCGGGAACCTCGGTCTCACTGGGCTCCAAGCTGGAGCTCTGA